A window of Desulfuromonas soudanensis genomic DNA:
ATCCGCAGCTGGATATCTCTTTCGAGAACTGGCGTCCCTTGCAGGAGCTCCCGGCGCGTTTGGCCCAGGCCGATATTCTTCTCGGCATTTTCGGCTCCAGCGACAAGGCACTCCGGGTCATCCCCAACAAGGTCTATCAGGCCCTGGCTCTCGGCCGGCCTGTCCTGACCGCGGCCTCCAGAGCCTATCCCGAGGCGCTGCTTCAGGACGAAAACCAGGGGTTGTTCTGGTCGCCTCCCGGGGACGCGCAGGGAATCAGTCTTGCCTTGGAACGGATCTGTCAGCACAGGGCAGAGCTTCCGGCGCTCGGCAGTGCTGCCCGCAGGAGTTATGAACAGTATTTCTCAAAGGATGCTATCAAGTCAGCTTTATTTGGCCTCCTGCATGAATTATGAGTTGTCTTTCAACTATATGACCTGCGATATGTTTAAGAGGCCTTGATGAATTTGGATCGATACAAAATTGATGTTACTCACTGGAGTAAGCATTTTTCGATTTGTACGCTAGTGAGCAATGTCGAGCAATACGAGGCAATGTTTAATAGTTTCGTCCGTGCTGGATTTACGGAGGATGACACTGAATATCTGATTGTTGACAACACAAATGAAAACAGATTTGACGGCTTTTCTGGATTCAACCTTTTTCTGAACCGGGCTTGTGGTCAATTTATTATCATTTGCCATCAGGATGTTCTGCTTGATTTTGACGATCGTAGTGTATTGGAAAGGCGATTGGCTGATCTTGAGGAGATTGATCCACTTTGGGCGGTGGTTGGTAATGCTGGAGCCGCAAATCTTGGTCACAAGGCGGTACGAATTTCTGATCCTTACGCGCAAGATTTAAGGATCGGGTGCTTTCCGGAAAAGGTTTTCAGCCTTGATGAGAATTTCATCCTCGTCAAAAATTCAGCAAATCTCGCTGTATCCCATGACTTGAGTGGTTTTCATCTCTACGGAACTGACTTGTGTTTGATTGCCGATATCCTTGGGCGAACAAGTTATGTCATCGATTTTCATTTGAAGCATCTTAGTTCCGGAACAGTTGATGAACGTTTTTACGGCATTAAGTATTGTCTCATTCAAAAATATCAAGTTGCACTAAGGTCAAGGTTTGTCCAAACAATGATTACACGGTTTTATATTTCAGATTCAAAGATGTTGAACACGATATTCAATCGGAAAAAATTTCTTACTTTAGTCAAAACTTTTGTACGGAGATTTTCCTAAGATAGGAAGGTTTTTAAACTTTATTTAACATCTTTTTTTGTATTATATTTTTTATGGATTATTTTATGCATAGTATTTCTGTAGTCATGACAACCTTTAATGGTGAAAAGTTTCTTATTGAACAGCTTGAAAGTATATTAAACCAAACACTGGTTCCCCATGAGATAATCGTTGTTGATGATTTGTCGACCGATAATACCTATAAAATACTTCAGGATTATCGACAGAAATATCCAGAAACACTAAAGGTATATCAGAATATATCTCGGCTGGGCATTAATGGGAATTTCGAAAAGGCGGCACGGCTTTCCACCGGAGACTTAATATTATTTTCTGACCAGGATGATGTTTGGGATCGAGTTAAGATTCAAACTATGGTTGATCATTTGGGGAGAAGCGGTTTGCTGTACAGTAATGCCGTTATTATAGACGAGCATGGCTGTGTTCTTTGCGAGGATGAACTCGAGTTTCATGGAGTGCCACCGATTGCAGGGAGGCCCCTTGTTTATCTGCTTCAATCCAATACGATTTCTGGGCATAATATTTTGGTAACGAGAAAGCTGTTGAATACTGCTGTGCCATTCCCCATTGAGATTGTGTATGATCAGTGGTTGGGTATTGTGGCCTGCTTAGGTGAAGGTATAAGTTTCCTTGATCAAGCATTAGTTAAACATCGAATGCATAATTCAAATTCAATAAATAATCCAAGTATAAGAAAAAAAGCTGATCGTTCCTCAAGGCGTAAAGTTTCTAAGTTATTTGCATTCAGAAGAGATTCACAAAAAAAACTTTCCATTCTCAAAAGGATTTTGGACATAGGTTCTTATGAAGAAAATAGTATTGAAATCGTTTGTCGTTATGTAAAACATTTGACTTATGCAAAAAGTTCATTTTTTAATTTTAAATTATACAATATGATATTGAAAGAATTGATTTTATTGTATGAATATGTCGAGCCTAAAAAATTAAAAAAAATTGCTCATAAGATGTCTCGCGGGGAATTATACTTTCGAGTATTTCGGTACTAAAGATGATTTGTATAAAAAATACATTTCCACGTGAAATTCCTGTCCTGTCTTTTTTGCTTTTAGCTGGGTGATATTGCTGTGATTTCTGATCAAAAAATTCGCATATTAGTCCTTGGGAAAAAGGGTGGCATTTTACATTGGTTTGAAAATGTATTGGATGCTATGGCTGATTTTCGAAACGTGGAAGTTTGTCCATTTTCTGTGAATTATTTCGGACTGGTTGACCGTCTTAAGAAAAATGCCATAAAGAAATTTAATCGACAATGGTTTGACCGCCTCGTCGGCAACCAATTTAACGCTGTCATGCAGTCGTTTAGACCAGATTTGGTGCTAATCGTTGATTGTTTTTATGTTCCGCCTGAAATCTTTGAGGTTTTAAATTCTAAAAAAAAATCCACTTTTGTTGCATGGTGGATCGGTGATTTGTCTGACTTTCAGAATTTGGCACGTTTGGAGTGCATTGATAAATTCTATTTTACTGATACGTATTTTGTCAAAAAAGCCGCTGAAGTTGGAATCAATAATACCAGTTATCTGCCACTAGCATGCAATTCCAGGGTTTACTCACTGAAAAATCAAGCGAACAGAGATTCCCGCATGGTATTTGTAGGTGCTTATGCCCCAAATCGTGAAAAACTTCTCCGTCAGGTGTCCCGGCCGATGATAATTGTAGGTAATCGTTGGGATCAAATGGCTAGTTCTGTTCATAACATTCATGCAAAGCGAATCTCGCTTCAGAAAGTTGATGAAATTTATAACCGCCATATTTGTGTTTTGAATATTAAAAACAGTGACAACGTGGTCAATGGATTAAATATGCGAACTTTTGATGCGGCAGCTTCTGGATGTATCGTTTTGAATGATGCTGTAAGTGACCTCGAGTATTGTTTCGATATTGGTAAGGAATTGCTTGTTTATCGCGATGTTGATGAGCTTAACGATACCGTTGAAAGAATTATTCGTGACGATTCCGAATGTCGTGCCATAGCAAAAGCAGGTCGCCGCCGTGTTCTGGCTGAGCATCTTTACCAACACCGCATTGCGACTATTTTGTCTGATTTTTTTCAGGCAAGAGAATGATGGTATGCCGGTTTTAAGAATATATTGATCAACGAGGAGGGTAATATGGGGTTTTTTAAACATGATAATGCCTTGGTTGAGTCTTTGAATGTCGGTAACGATACTCGGATTTGGGCTTTTACACATATACTTCCAGGCGCTAAAATTGGTAAAGATTGTAATATTTGCGATCATGTATTTATTGAAAACGATGTTGTTATTGGTGACCGAGTTACAATAAAATGCGGTGTTCAGATTTGGGACGGTTTGCGAATTGATGACGATGTTTTTATTGGGCCAAATGCGACTTTCACAAATGATCTTTTCCCACGAAGTAAAGTGTATCCCGAGCAATTTACCCAAACTTTTATAGCGAAAGGTGCGTCGGTGGGTGCTAATGCAACGATACTCGCAGGAATTAGAATAGGTGAGGGTGCCATGGTCGGTGCGGGAGCCGTTGTAACTCGGGAGGTCCCTGATTATGCAATCGTTGTAGGCAACCCAGCTCGTGTTATTGGTTTCGCCGATGGACACGCAGAAAAAAAAGAAGGAAGTAAAGAATGAGTATTAGTGATTGCGAAATACTTGAACTCCCAAAAATTTCAGATGTTAGAGGTAATCTGACTTTCATTGAAGGTAAAAATCATATTCCCTTTGATATAAAGAGAGTTTATTACCTCTATGACGTTCCCGGCGGAGCCGAACGCGGTGGTCATGCCCATAAAGCACTGCACCAGTTAATTGTTGCCATGTCAGGCAGCTTTGATGTAGTTCTGGATGATGGTCATGGCAAGAAGCGAATTCACTTGAATCGTTCCTATCAGGGTCTCTACGTCTGCCCGATGATCTGGCGAGAACTTGATAATTTTTCTTCCGGCTCGGTTTGCATGGTTCTGGCTTCTAATTTTTATGACGAATCCGATTATTATCGTGATTATGATCAATTTCTGGAGGCGATTTCGAAAAAAATATGAAAGTACCTTTTCTCGAATTGATCAGCCCATGTGCTGAGATCCAAGATGAAATTAACACCGCGATCCAGCGGGTTATAAAGTCCGGGTGGTATATTCTCGGCCCTGAGGTTGAGGCCTTTGAGTCTGCGTTCGCAGACTATTGTGGGGTGTCACATTGTGTAGGGGTCGGTAACGGGCTCGATGCCTTACAATTGATTCTTCGCGCCATGGATATCGGCCCTGGGGACGAAGTAATTGTTCCCGCGCATACGTTTATAGCCTCATGGCTCGCGGTTTCCCATATAGGTGCGACTCCGATTCCGGTCGATATTTCGATTAAATCCTATAATCTTGATCCGGATTTGATAGAGGCAGCGATTACGTCCAGGACCAAAGCCATCATGCCTGTGCATTTGTACGGCCGTCCCGCTCGAATGGATGTCATCTCTGGTATCGCAAAAATGCATGGACTCAAGGTTGTTGAAGATGCCGCTCAAGCACATGGTGCTTCTTTTCAAGGAGACAAAGCAGGGGCTCTGGGGGATGCCGCTGCATTTAGTTTTTATCCTGGGAAAAATCTCGGTGCCCTTGGAGATGGTGGTGCTATTACAACGAATGACGGCGAACTGGCCGACCGTTTGAGGTCGTTAAGGAATTACGGGTCTAAAGAGAAGTATGTTCACACGGCTGCCGGTGTGAACAGTCGCCTTGATGAATTGCAGGCAGCTGTGCTGCGGGTGAAGTTACGTCAACTTGACACTTGGAATCAGCGAAGAAAGATAATTGCAGCACTTTATTCGGAACAACTTTCAGATACCGACTTGATTTTGCCCTCAGTTGAGGTGGGTGAAGAATCGTCGTGGCACCTGTATGTGGTTCGAACTTGTGCCAGGGAGAAGATAATGACCCATCTGGCAGCTAAAGGGGTAGGGGCTATGATTCATTATCCGATCCCGCCTTATCGACAAGAGGCTTACAACTCGATGCCAAAAGATTTTGGTCGCTTTCCCATCTCAGATTCAATGTGCGATGAGATTTTGAGTCTGCCGATGGGGCCCCATCTCTCTAATAGTCAGGTTGGCTATGTATCTGATTGTCTGATTGAAGCTCTTGGTTGAAAAATAAGCCATGGACTTGTCTTCGGAAAGTGCCTCAATGGCGACTTTGGCCTTGAATTCGGCGCTCGTGTGATTACGGTCGGCAAGAAAATGTTGAGGGTATAAATGAATTCATTTAAAAAAAATCTGTTATCCATTTGTTGTCTTGGTTACAACCACGCAAATTTCTTAAAAGAAAATCTTGATTCAATTTGTGCTATTCAATATGAGAATATTGAGGTTGTTGTTGTTGATGATGGTTCCAATGATAACAGTGTTTCCTTGTTGAATGAGTTAGCAACTTCCTTCCCTTATACTCTTAAAATTATTGCTCAAAAAAATACTGGAAATATTGGCAAAAATTTCAATAATGCTCTGAAAAATGCAACCGGTGAATTTATAACATTTATTTCTCTTGATGACGTATTTCATTCAAAAGTTATTTTTTCCGAACTGGAAGAAATGAATAGCAATCCTAGATTAGCATTCATTGCCTCTTCAAAAGCACTATCTATTGATAATGAGGGAATAGTCAATGAAAAAACTTCCCAATTATCACTCCACACTATGGAAAATCCTACAATTGAAAACCTTCTAGAATTGGAATATTCCAAATTCGGATCATTCTATATTCAAGGGTCAATCATCAGAAAAGAAATCGTAGATACGATAGGTGGTTTTGATGAAGATATGACCGGTGATGATATTATTTTAAGAACCAAAATTTTTTACTTTATGCTGAACAATTCCAATTTTGATTTTAAAATCATCAAAGAAAATAATGTTTTTTACAGGTTACATGACAACAACATTCACAAAAACACGCCTCGCCAAATCAAAATAGTTACAGAATATCTGGATAAATATTGGCCCACCAGACCTAATCCTCCAATATTAATTAATTGGGCCCGTGGTATGATAAACTCGGTTTCCTTTGAAGAATCTATAGACACACTTACCCTTAATAAAAGAGCAAAAACGTTATTAAGTGAAGAAAAAATTCAACAAGCTATAAAAAAATCACTGGAAAAAGACAGGTCCTTTTTTGAAAAATTTATTTTTTCTAAACACAAAATCAGTAATGTTCAGCGCAAGGTTATTTTGTTTGGATTTATCAAATTCGTTTATGAAAAACATAAAAAATTATCAAAAACTAAAAAAATTCATTATTTGGAATACTAAACATAAAATTATGATCGGGATGTGATTATCCCTTGATATGATTTGACCCATATCACTTAAAATGTTAAATTTTTGGATTTTTAAGGTCCGTCAGGCCTTGATTCCTGTGGGTTTGTAATGACAATCTGATGCATCAGACGCAAGTCCTGGGCTTTTGGACGATGACGTAGACCGGGGTTTTTTCCTGTCATCGGTCACTATTTAATAAAACACTGGGAGTGATTGGAAATATGGTAACAGCAGAATCGGTTGCATTTGGGACTGCGAAAATCGCCCTGGTCGGACTGGGCTATGTCGGCCTCCCCCTGGCCGCCGCCTTCGGCCGCAAGGCTTCGGTCCTCGGATTCGACATCAGCGCAAAAAAGATTGACGAACTGCGCCGCGGCGTTGACGCCACGGGCGAACTCGACGGAGCGGCCCTGGCCTCCACGAACATCGACTACACCACCGATCCGCAGCGTCTGAAGGAAGCCTCCTTTCTCATCGTCACCGTTCCGACCCCCATCGACGATCATCGCAAACCCGATCTCACCCCGGTGATCTCGGCGTCCCGATCCATCGGCCGCAATCTCGCTGCCGGGTCCATCGTCGTCTACGAATCGACGGTTTATCCCGGGGTCACCGAGGAGATCTGCATCCCGATCCTTGAGGCCGAATCGGGCCTCAAGTGCGGCGTCGACTTCAAGGTCGGTTATTCCCCGGAACGGATCAACCCCGGGGACAAGGTTCATACCGTCGACAAAATCATCAAGGTCGTCTCCGGTCAGGATGCCGAGACCCTCGAGACCGTGGCCCGGGTCTACGAGATGGTCGTCACCGCCGGCGTGCACCGCGCCGAGAGCATCAAGGTCGCCGAGGCGGCCAAGGTCATCGAGAATACCCAGCGCGACCTCAACATCGCCCTGATGAACGAGCTGGCGATCATCTTTGGCAAGCTCGGCATCTCGACCCGCGCCGTTCTCGAGGCGGCCGGCACCAAGTGGAATTTTCTCAAGTTCACTCCGGGACTGGTCGGCGGGCACTGCATCGGGGTCGATCCGTACTACCTGACCTACAAGGCCGAGGAGATCGGCTACCAGTCCCAGGTGATCCTCGCCGGGCGGAGGATCAACGACGGCATGGGGAAATACGTCGCCGAGATGACGGTCAAGAAGCTGATCCAGGCCGACAAGGCGGTAAAAGGAGCGCGGGTCCTCGTTCTGGGCCTGACCTTCAAGGAGAACGTGCCGGATATCCGCAACAGCAAGGTCGTCGACATCCTGCGCGAGCTGGAGGAATACGGTATCGAGACCCTGGTCCATGACCCCGTTGCCTCCGCCGAAGAAGCCCAGGCCGAATACGGCGTCGAGCTGATTGCCCTCGACGGCATCGGGGGGGTCGATGCCGTGGTGGTCGCGGTCGCCCATGGAAAATTTCTGGCCCTTGGTGCCGCGGGGCTTAAAGCCCTGTGCAGCAACGGCAACGGCTGCGGGGTGGTGATCGACGTCAAGGAGATCTTCGGCCGCGCT
This region includes:
- a CDS encoding acyl esterase codes for the protein MNLDRYKIDVTHWSKHFSICTLVSNVEQYEAMFNSFVRAGFTEDDTEYLIVDNTNENRFDGFSGFNLFLNRACGQFIIICHQDVLLDFDDRSVLERRLADLEEIDPLWAVVGNAGAANLGHKAVRISDPYAQDLRIGCFPEKVFSLDENFILVKNSANLAVSHDLSGFHLYGTDLCLIADILGRTSYVIDFHLKHLSSGTVDERFYGIKYCLIQKYQVALRSRFVQTMITRFYISDSKMLNTIFNRKKFLTLVKTFVRRFS
- a CDS encoding glycosyltransferase, which encodes MHSISVVMTTFNGEKFLIEQLESILNQTLVPHEIIVVDDLSTDNTYKILQDYRQKYPETLKVYQNISRLGINGNFEKAARLSTGDLILFSDQDDVWDRVKIQTMVDHLGRSGLLYSNAVIIDEHGCVLCEDELEFHGVPPIAGRPLVYLLQSNTISGHNILVTRKLLNTAVPFPIEIVYDQWLGIVACLGEGISFLDQALVKHRMHNSNSINNPSIRKKADRSSRRKVSKLFAFRRDSQKKLSILKRILDIGSYEENSIEIVCRYVKHLTYAKSSFFNFKLYNMILKELILLYEYVEPKKLKKIAHKMSRGELYFRVFRY
- a CDS encoding CgeB family protein encodes the protein MISDQKIRILVLGKKGGILHWFENVLDAMADFRNVEVCPFSVNYFGLVDRLKKNAIKKFNRQWFDRLVGNQFNAVMQSFRPDLVLIVDCFYVPPEIFEVLNSKKKSTFVAWWIGDLSDFQNLARLECIDKFYFTDTYFVKKAAEVGINNTSYLPLACNSRVYSLKNQANRDSRMVFVGAYAPNREKLLRQVSRPMIIVGNRWDQMASSVHNIHAKRISLQKVDEIYNRHICVLNIKNSDNVVNGLNMRTFDAAASGCIVLNDAVSDLEYCFDIGKELLVYRDVDELNDTVERIIRDDSECRAIAKAGRRRVLAEHLYQHRIATILSDFFQARE
- a CDS encoding acyltransferase, whose product is MGFFKHDNALVESLNVGNDTRIWAFTHILPGAKIGKDCNICDHVFIENDVVIGDRVTIKCGVQIWDGLRIDDDVFIGPNATFTNDLFPRSKVYPEQFTQTFIAKGASVGANATILAGIRIGEGAMVGAGAVVTREVPDYAIVVGNPARVIGFADGHAEKKEGSKE
- a CDS encoding sugar 3,4-ketoisomerase, translated to MSISDCEILELPKISDVRGNLTFIEGKNHIPFDIKRVYYLYDVPGGAERGGHAHKALHQLIVAMSGSFDVVLDDGHGKKRIHLNRSYQGLYVCPMIWRELDNFSSGSVCMVLASNFYDESDYYRDYDQFLEAISKKI
- a CDS encoding DegT/DnrJ/EryC1/StrS family aminotransferase → MKVPFLELISPCAEIQDEINTAIQRVIKSGWYILGPEVEAFESAFADYCGVSHCVGVGNGLDALQLILRAMDIGPGDEVIVPAHTFIASWLAVSHIGATPIPVDISIKSYNLDPDLIEAAITSRTKAIMPVHLYGRPARMDVISGIAKMHGLKVVEDAAQAHGASFQGDKAGALGDAAAFSFYPGKNLGALGDGGAITTNDGELADRLRSLRNYGSKEKYVHTAAGVNSRLDELQAAVLRVKLRQLDTWNQRRKIIAALYSEQLSDTDLILPSVEVGEESSWHLYVVRTCAREKIMTHLAAKGVGAMIHYPIPPYRQEAYNSMPKDFGRFPISDSMCDEILSLPMGPHLSNSQVGYVSDCLIEALG
- a CDS encoding glycosyltransferase family 2 protein, producing the protein MNSFKKNLLSICCLGYNHANFLKENLDSICAIQYENIEVVVVDDGSNDNSVSLLNELATSFPYTLKIIAQKNTGNIGKNFNNALKNATGEFITFISLDDVFHSKVIFSELEEMNSNPRLAFIASSKALSIDNEGIVNEKTSQLSLHTMENPTIENLLELEYSKFGSFYIQGSIIRKEIVDTIGGFDEDMTGDDIILRTKIFYFMLNNSNFDFKIIKENNVFYRLHDNNIHKNTPRQIKIVTEYLDKYWPTRPNPPILINWARGMINSVSFEESIDTLTLNKRAKTLLSEEKIQQAIKKSLEKDRSFFEKFIFSKHKISNVQRKVILFGFIKFVYEKHKKLSKTKKIHYLEY
- a CDS encoding nucleotide sugar dehydrogenase is translated as MVTAESVAFGTAKIALVGLGYVGLPLAAAFGRKASVLGFDISAKKIDELRRGVDATGELDGAALASTNIDYTTDPQRLKEASFLIVTVPTPIDDHRKPDLTPVISASRSIGRNLAAGSIVVYESTVYPGVTEEICIPILEAESGLKCGVDFKVGYSPERINPGDKVHTVDKIIKVVSGQDAETLETVARVYEMVVTAGVHRAESIKVAEAAKVIENTQRDLNIALMNELAIIFGKLGISTRAVLEAAGTKWNFLKFTPGLVGGHCIGVDPYYLTYKAEEIGYQSQVILAGRRINDGMGKYVAEMTVKKLIQADKAVKGARVLVLGLTFKENVPDIRNSKVVDILRELEEYGIETLVHDPVASAEEAQAEYGVELIALDGIGGVDAVVVAVAHGKFLALGAAGLKALCSNGNGCGVVIDVKEIFGRAEVEALGLSYWSL